The following DNA comes from Arcobacter cloacae.
GTATTGTAATGTTAACTTCTTTTTTAAATCATAATACTATGCTTAAATATAAAAATGAGGCAAAAAAGAAAAACATTCCCTTCATCTGTGCTAAAAGATCAATAAATTGCGTATATGATGAATATGTAAAAGTTATGGGAATTAAAGATTGTAAAGAGTGCTATGCAAATTGTGATAAGGAATTAAAATGTTAGAAAACAACTTAATTGGATTTTTAGAAAATAAAGAGTTTTTGCCAAAAGATTTTGATGAATTTAATTCAACAAACAGACTTAGACAACTTTTTTTAAGTCTTAGTAATAATATCTTAAAATCATACTGTTATTTTTCGAAATATGAACAAAAAAAATTATCAAATCACTCTTTAGAAAATGCTTTTAAATACAAAATTAAAAATTTACTTCCTATTAGTTTTATAAAAACAAATAAAACAATTAGTAAAAATTTTAAAATCTGTATTAGTTCAACTATTATTATTAATAATTATCTAAATCCTACTAATAAAAAAACTATTTTTATATCAAACAAACAACTATTACCAATAGCTAAATTAATTTCAATTTGTTTTATAAATAACAAAATGCAATTATTAATTGATAAACATTTACTATTTCATGAATTTGTTTTAAAAAAGATAAAAAAACTACATAGTGATAAAATTGTAATAGATTTAGGTGATTCAATCTGTATTAAATCAAAAGATTTTGTTGGACTTAAAATCTACACTTCATGGAAAGATATAGAAGTTAAAAAACCAAATATAAAAGATGAACTTGAAAGTGCAATTAAATCAATAAAAAAAGGTGAGTATTATCAAATTTATTTAGCTTATCCCAAAAACAATGAATTTACAAAACAGATTCCTGTTTATGTGGATGAACTAAAAAATGAAGAGTATCAAATAAAAGCTATTCCTTACTCTTTAAGATCAATTATAAAAAATTAAATTAGGAGAACATACAATATGTCAACAGCTATATTTTTTGCAAGTAGCACAGGAAATTCAGAAGAGATTGCTAATAAAATCGCAACTAACCTTGGAGGAATTGAAGTATTTGATTTAGCAGGTACAAAAGTAGATAAGATAAATGATTATGACAAGATAATTCTTGGAGGTTCTACTTGGGGTGATGGTGAATTAAATGATGATTGGGAAGATGCTTGGGGTGATTTTTGTAAATTAGATTTATCAAATAAAACTATTGCTTTATTTGGTTTAGGGGATCAAGAGAGTTATAGTGATGAATTTTGTAGTGCAATGGGACTTATTTATGAACATATAAGTCAAACTAATGCAAAAATCATAGGATTTACTTCAACTGAAGGTTACTATCATGATGGTTCAAAAGCTCAAATTGAAGATAAATTTGTTGGTTTAGTAATTGATGAAGATAATCAAAGTGATTTAACTCAAGAGAGAATTGAAAACTGGGTAAACGAAATAAAAGAAGATATTTTATAATCTATAAAAAATTTAGTATATTAAGAAATCTTAATATACTAAGCTTCTTGACAATTTTCACAAGTTCCGTAAAGTTGCATAGAGTGACTTGATATTTTAAACTTATTTTTTTTAGCTATTTTATCTTGTCTTTTTTCTATTTCGTCATCAATAAACTCAACTATCTTCCCACAATTTGTACAAATTAAATGGTCATGATGAGATTTTGCATTACTCTCATATTTTTTCCCATCTGTTCCAAATGTAATAGAAGTGATTAAGTCAACTTCTTCTAAAAAACTAAGTGCTCGATATACAGTAGCTATTCCAATATTTGAATCTGGACAATCTTTTTTTATTTGATTATAAACTTCTTCCGCAGTCAAATGTTCTTTTGCATGTAGTAAAATACTTAAAACAATCTCTCTTTGTTCAGTATATTTAAGACCTTTTTGTTTTACTATCTTCTTTAATTCATCAATTATTTCTTCATTAGTGTTATTTTCATTTAGCATCAAAAACCCTTAAAAATTTTATAACTATCTAGTATATCTAAAGTTAACCTAAATTACAAATGGGTTAATTGACATTAATCAAGTATAAGTAAGCCTAATTATATTATAATAATCATTATTAATCCTATTAAAGGAATCAAATGACTTTGGATAAATTAAAACTTAATGAAAAAGCAATAATTACCTCAATAAATTGTGATGATATACTTAAAAACAGGCTTTATTCCTTTGGAATAATAAAAGGTTCAACTTTAAAAGTAGTTGCTTTTACTCTTACAAAAAGTACTATAGAGATAAAAATAAATCAAACAAAAGTAGCGCTAAGATTAAGTGAGGCTAATAAAATAGAAGTAGAATATGAAAAATAAAATAATAAAAATTGCATTGGTTGGACAACCAAATGTTGGTAAATCAATGCTTATTAATTCTCTTTCAAATGCAAAATTAAAAGTTGGTAATTTCTCAGGTGTAACTGTAACAAAAGAAGAAGTTTTTTTAGAATATAAAAACTATACTATTCAAATTATTGATTTACCTGGTGCATACTCTTTAAATAATTATACTTTAGAAGAGAAAGTTACAAAAGAGTTTTTAGATAATTCATCTTATGATATTATTTTAAATGTTTTAGACTCCACAAACTTACAAAGAAATCTTTTATTAACTTCAGAACTATTAGCCTTAGATAAAAAAATGATAATAGCTTTAAATATGTGGGATGAAGCACAAAAAGAATCAATATCAATAGATGAAATACAACTAAGTAAAATTCTTGGAAAACCTTGTATTAAAACAAGTGCTGCAAAAAAAATTGGAATAATAAAACTTTTAGATGAAATAATATCAAAATATGAAAGTGAAAAACTTCCATCAAAACTATTTTTTTCAGATGTAATAGAAGAAGAGATAGAAAAAATTTGTGAATTACTAAAAGATTGCAATTATAAAACAAAAGATAGTTTTAGACAAATTGCTATAAAACTTCTAAAAGAAGATAAGACCATTTATAAATTATTCCATGATGAACCAATTTGGATTAAATTACAAAGCTTATTAAATGAATCTTTTAATCATTTATATATTCATTTTGAAACAAAAAATATAGAAGATATTTTTAATGATGAAAAATTTGCATTTGCAAAAGGTGCATTTTTTGAAACAGTTAAACAAAAAAATATTGATAAAAAAACTTTAACTGAAAGATTTGATGATATTTTAATTCACAAATTTTTTGGTCTTCCTATATTTTTATTTTTAATGTGGGGATTATTTCAATTAACTTTTGAAATAGGAAATATTCCTATGGATTTAATTGATGCTTTTTTTGCAAATATTATTAATAACACAAAAGAAATTTTAGGAGAAAATCAACTCTCATCTATTATTGGTGATGGAATAATAGCTGGTGTTGGATCTGTTATCTTGTTTTTACCCAATATTGTAATCTTATTTTTTGGAATTGCCTTACTTGAAACAACTGGATATATGAGTAGAGTTGCTTTTTTATTAGATGGTTTTTTTCATAAATTCGGACTTCATGGAAAATCTTTTATTCCATTAGTTACAGGATTTGGATGTTCAGTTCCTGCATATATGGCTGCTCGAACACTTAAAAATGAAAAAGATAGATTACTAACTCTATTTATTATAGGCTTTATGTCTTGTGGAGCTAGGCTTCCTATTTATGTACTTTTTGTAGGAGCATTTTTTAGCGAACAAAATGCTGGGAATATACTCTTTTTGATATATATAAGTGGTGCAATTTTAGGTCTATTTGCAGCAAAAATACTTAAAATTATTGTATTTAAAAGTGAAGATGAACCATTTGTTATGGAGATGCCAAAATATAGAGTTCCATCATTTAAACTCATTTGGCACACAGTTTCAAATCAAGCCATGATGTATTTAAAAAAAGCAGGAACTTATATACTTGCAGCATCTTTACTTATTTGGTTTGCAAGTAACTATCCAAAACATCTTGAAATTGAAGAAATTTATAATCAAAAAATAGAGTTAGCAATAAATGAAGAAGAAAAAATAAAACTACAAAATGAGTTAAGTTTGTACAATCTTGAAAACTCTTTTTTAGGATATGTAGGAAAATTCACAGAACCTTTATTTTCTCCTTTAGGATTCGATTGGAAAATGTCTGTGGCTCTTGAAACAGGACTTGCTGCAAAAGAAATAGTAGTTTCTACTTTATCAATTCTTTATGGATTAGGGGAAAACAGTGATGAATCTTCAAATAGTCTAATAGAAAAGATAAAAAACAATATTCCATTTGCTTCTGCTATTTCATTTATAGTATTTGTTATGATTTATTTGCCTTGTTTAGCTGCATCTATGGTATTTGTAAAAGAGGCTGGAAATTGGAAGTATTTAGTTTATCTATTTATTTTTACCACATCAACTGCATGGATTTTATCTTTTATTGCTTATAATATAACAAAATTAGTAATGAGTTAAAAATTAATTTTTTAACTCAAACTTTGAAGAATACTCTTTTCCATTATATATTATAGTGAAATCCCATTTTCCACTCTCTCTTCCATCTAGGTATCGATAATCATAAGCTGAACTATCTCCAGGAGGAATAATCATTTCTCTACTTCTTGAAATTTCACCTGTTGGACTAACCCAATTTATAGTAATTATTTGTTCTTTTTCCGTATCTCTTATAACTTCAAATTTACAAATTATTGAATTTTCATCTTCTAAAATTAAGCAATCAACATTTGGATCATATGGTTGATTTGAATTAATCACCTCTTGATTATTTACTAAATTTTCCTGAGCAAATAACAACGTAATAGACATCAAAAAAGATACTAAGTATCTGTTCATTTATTTTCACTTTCATCTTCATTAAGATTCATAAATTTAATTAGTATATGCTTTATAGGTGCATAAAATGTTGTCATTGAAATTACTGCTATAATTAGTTGAA
Coding sequences within:
- a CDS encoding DUF2325 domain-containing protein, yielding MSILIIGGDQISQISSMLTQLGAKTINHWDARKKSSAPKKKVPQDTDCIVMLTSFLNHNTMLKYKNEAKKKNIPFICAKRSINCVYDEYVKVMGIKDCKECYANCDKELKC
- a CDS encoding flavodoxin, which codes for MSTAIFFASSTGNSEEIANKIATNLGGIEVFDLAGTKVDKINDYDKIILGGSTWGDGELNDDWEDAWGDFCKLDLSNKTIALFGLGDQESYSDEFCSAMGLIYEHISQTNAKIIGFTSTEGYYHDGSKAQIEDKFVGLVIDEDNQSDLTQERIENWVNEIKEDIL
- a CDS encoding Fur family transcriptional regulator translates to MLNENNTNEEIIDELKKIVKQKGLKYTEQREIVLSILLHAKEHLTAEEVYNQIKKDCPDSNIGIATVYRALSFLEEVDLITSITFGTDGKKYESNAKSHHDHLICTNCGKIVEFIDDEIEKRQDKIAKKNKFKISSHSMQLYGTCENCQEA
- a CDS encoding FeoA family protein; this translates as MTLDKLKLNEKAIITSINCDDILKNRLYSFGIIKGSTLKVVAFTLTKSTIEIKINQTKVALRLSEANKIEVEYEK
- the feoB gene encoding ferrous iron transport protein B, with the translated sequence MKNKIIKIALVGQPNVGKSMLINSLSNAKLKVGNFSGVTVTKEEVFLEYKNYTIQIIDLPGAYSLNNYTLEEKVTKEFLDNSSYDIILNVLDSTNLQRNLLLTSELLALDKKMIIALNMWDEAQKESISIDEIQLSKILGKPCIKTSAAKKIGIIKLLDEIISKYESEKLPSKLFFSDVIEEEIEKICELLKDCNYKTKDSFRQIAIKLLKEDKTIYKLFHDEPIWIKLQSLLNESFNHLYIHFETKNIEDIFNDEKFAFAKGAFFETVKQKNIDKKTLTERFDDILIHKFFGLPIFLFLMWGLFQLTFEIGNIPMDLIDAFFANIINNTKEILGENQLSSIIGDGIIAGVGSVILFLPNIVILFFGIALLETTGYMSRVAFLLDGFFHKFGLHGKSFIPLVTGFGCSVPAYMAARTLKNEKDRLLTLFIIGFMSCGARLPIYVLFVGAFFSEQNAGNILFLIYISGAILGLFAAKILKIIVFKSEDEPFVMEMPKYRVPSFKLIWHTVSNQAMMYLKKAGTYILAASLLIWFASNYPKHLEIEEIYNQKIELAINEEEKIKLQNELSLYNLENSFLGYVGKFTEPLFSPLGFDWKMSVALETGLAAKEIVVSTLSILYGLGENSDESSNSLIEKIKNNIPFASAISFIVFVMIYLPCLAASMVFVKEAGNWKYLVYLFIFTTSTAWILSFIAYNITKLVMS